From Lucilia cuprina isolate Lc7/37 chromosome 4, ASM2204524v1, whole genome shotgun sequence:
ttcttaccccccattctcctcttcccactcaccaccaatcaccgacaaacatgaaaacagacgtctgggcaaacatgaaaaaaatcatcgtgtaaattgGGTGTTGGAATACCTAAattcatttgtttaatattcattgtcaattaattcaaattatatgtcaaatttgttaaatttttctaaaatagatTTAggtaagaaaattgttaaacgaTTTTATCTAGGTCGAACATTTTTTCCGAATTaggttttaaaatcttttaaaggaaaacaaatattcacacagtaataaaaaagtgaaaaaatatcaCTTAATTAACCCGGAAcgtgttttatttataagtttgtatataaacgtcaaaaaaccttatttaagttaattttttattgagacTACTTTCATTATTTCTACTATAGTAAAAcactatattttttgtttaatgaaggTAAAGTTGTCTCATTTCGAAAATGAATTATTCtcttataaaaaacaacttattgaTTTGATCCCCATATTAATTGATGTGAATTCtaagtatttttattacaaacaattcCATTTCTCAGTTTATtagtaaaataatcataatattcccttaaataaaaaattttatatttaaatgtatgtcTACTTCATAAATCTTAATTATATTtccgaaaataattttttaaatgttattttcatttctattccagaatttttgtatttgtaaattttgtaccCATTGAATTGGGTATTGAActtatataaaatcttaatatgTTATTGCTTTTAGTTAATAATGAAGTTTAGTGATctctcattattttttatagttttttttttggaaattcgttATATCAtactcattcattcgtaatataagaTAGTCAGTGGAAACAATTTGCCCGTACGTTAAATCAAATTCGCTAAACTGAGTATTCGTTAAACCGGGAAACcagtgtatttaaaaatatctgcATAGTGGTATGGGTTCTTTGATCCGTAGTCCAAATATATTGCCCCTTTCTGAAATTAGTTCTATCGTTCAAAACTAGgctaaaacaaaagaaatattaatgtaCACTATACATTTTTAGAATAACATATGCAATGTATCTAAATTGAGTTCTCTAGtataattaatatacataatataaCAGTCATACATATCGTCACGTGAAACGCAAAGGGCCCTAACTAACACAAAATTCATAATCGATATTATTGTTGACTATCATACTCTGAGTGCTTCGTTtccctaacttaaattaaatatgtacatacacatttttgtttacttttatagaaaattaaaatttattaaacatttttttaatgtttcagttttatacgttcaatatcacgtgattaaattcgcattcagtaagaagcttgtaattttagtttcatttataagaaatttcgaaagtattatttgaaaaaagtattataaaataccattaaattatctccaaaattgcgacctgtgattacaaggtttacaagccctattcggcggatTCATTTGTATgcgggctaggtgaaataatggaccgatgtaaaccattttcaacaggcttcatTTACGgtatgttgttgtaacagcttaaactatacaattttaatccgggggttctgtatttaggtccaagccaagaaattgggctacttcaatggggcagctggacagttgaatatgtggtgggtatcatggggaccctgtccacaagatgggcatatattggggacggcacggtctatgcgggaccagtaggcgttgagcctgttgctccatcccgatctcagttgtgccagaacaactcttgttttccgcggcaggttcttctctatttccgttatgggcggtgggcgacctccaagaacgacattaatgcggtaacctgaaaccgcggtattgatggcgtctctatgaatgtcgttcaaagctgctgtatacgaaGTCCGATCTAAGGGATCCTGAACATAACTTCGTATGCTCTCTTCGTTTACACGAAGGTCCTTCCTGACATAACTCGGgggagcatccaactgtgtgatgaTAAAGTTGGGATGATTCCTTCGgtgacatcccaggaggaactgtttagtcagcaTGACATTATATTCCTTGACTGGGAGAACCTTCGTTTCCTCATGTAGATGGTGTTCTGCGGTTATTTGCATGTAGCCCGTTACAGTCCTTAGGAcggcattttggcagctttgaatatttctccactgggtatcactcaGCGATGGAGACCtcactggagcagcataattgacCTCTGACCGGCCAATTGTTTTATAggtagccaacaaggtttcCTTGTCCATTCCACAGATGCtgccggctagcgctttgaggaccttgtttctactttGCAATTTGTGCGTAATTGCAGTGGCATGAGCTGAGGAAGTAAACAGGCTGTCAAAGGTTACCCCCAAAATCTTTGGGTGGTTCACAGTCGGAATTTGGTTTCCATCGACTACGACGCCTAGGTTCAAGTCCAGGTGGTGAAAAGTGTAGCTGAAGACACCTTGTGGAGGTGTGGGGAGTTTAGAGAggtagaaattaaacaataggGGGGATAAGACACCGCCCTGTGGTACTCCCTGTTTAACTCTACGGGTTTTGGAACATTTGTCTCTAAACTCAACGAACGACTGACGGCCACTCAGATAATTTACAATCCATCTCTTCAAGTTGTTGGGCATGGTGGACTGCAGGATGTTCTGGAAGAGTGTGGCTTGGCTGACTGTATCGAAGACTTTCGATAAATCTAGCGCCACAAGGATTGTCCTTTCACATGGCCTCTGCTGGTTTAAGCCTTGTGAGGTCTGAGTGGTTATGGCGGTTAATGCTGAGGTGGTGCTGTGCATCTTACGGAATCCATGCTGGCGGCGAGCCGCTGTAAGATGGCAGGACAGCAGGGGGAGGAGGAGCGCCTCAAGAGTCTTCGCGACTGGTGACAGCAGGGAAATCGTCCTGTAGGATTGACCCTCTGTCGCGTTCTTCCCTGGTTTCAGTATCGGGATGACTCTACCCTTTTTCCAGGCATTAGGTATTATCAGGCTGCTCATTGACAGGTTAAAAACCATTATCAAGTACTCGACACCCCGTTCGCCAAGGTGTTTCAGCATCAGCATGGATATGCCGTCGGGGCCAATCGCCTTAGATGGTTTGGCTGCGTTGATGGCCACTGCCACATCAGACGGGGTGAAAGGTTGTGGAATGTTCGAGACTGGAAGGTTGTGAAGTTTGCGAACAACACTTCTTTTCGCATTATCTCTCTCTGGGTGCTCAATAAAAAGTCGGCAAAATGCACGCGAGCACCGTTCAGGGTCGGGTTGGAGAGAGACCGAACCGTAGACCACAACTTACACCTGAGCTCAAGTTGCAGTTCTTCAAATGATCTAACCATTTATTCCGCTTGTCCTCATTTACCAACCTGCTGATATCATGATTCAGCTGGACAATACGTGGGTCGTCGGGGTTGATATTTCGGATGTCATCGCGCTCATCTGCTAGTCTCGCTGCCTCTGCTGGGAAGTGCGGCCGCACTAAGGATAGTCGACCAGCAGGAATAAAGCGGGCCGCTGCTGCGATGACGGTTTCGCGGAACTTGCTCTCTGCTTGGTGTACGTTGTTAGGAGCTGGAAGATCATTGAAGATGCGATCAGTGAATTCTCTGAAGCCGGGCCAGTCTGCTTTCTTTTGGTTTATGTATAGACGGCGTTCAGAGACGATAAAGTCATTGGGTCGATCCAGAGAAACGATTATGGGTAAGTGGTCTGAGGCTAGACAAACTACTGCTCTCCACGTTACGTAGTTTATCAGACCAGGGCTCGCTATTGTGATGTCTGGAGAGCTGGCGCAGTTACCCATAATCCGTGTGGGGGCATCATCATTTATTGTGCAGAAGGTGGATTCGTCTATTTGTTCCGCCAGTTACGCGCCTCTCTGGTCTTCCCCTAGACTAGAGTGCCAGAGCTGATGATGCGCGTTAAAGTCCCCAAGGACTAGACGCATATCGCCGTCTAATAATGTCCTAATGTCGGGACGGTAGCCTGATGGACAACTGGCTACTGGCGGAATGTAGACATTATAGAGCTCTAGGTCGGTTTCCCCCGATCTGACTGCAATACCTTGGACTTCAAGGTATTGGTCCCTAGCGTTGAGATCATGGGAAAGAGCTCTATACTGCACTGTGCTATGAACTATAAATGCAATGCCCCCACCGTTGCTTCTGGGGCGTTCTTTTCGGAGAACGTTGGCAGCATTGGGCGACAAAAGTCTCCGACCACTCCCGATGATGATTTAGTCTAGAGCAGTTTCTGAGGTGACACCAGCCCATCATCACCACCACCAGACATCATTCCCCGACAGCCTGTTCTACGTACCGGAATGACCCGAAATTTTTCGGCCAAGGGCTGTCAACCTCAGCAACAACTACACATTTTTACCAACGGAGCAACATCTTCCGGCATTGCTGCTCCGTATCCTATAGGTCCGTGCCGGTATCGAACTAAATCCCGGACCATGGTTCTGTACAGTTTGCCAGAACCGGTTGCACCATATGTCCACCCAATTACGGtgcaacaaaattgtatttttttattgtgtattacattttttaaattttggatacaaacttttaaataatactaTATGTATTccgtttgtgtttttaaaaaagttaaaaaaatttttaaatgttttaagtatacaaaatgaagaataaaaatttcagaaaataagtaaaaagttgGCATTTAcacagaaaacattttaaatttagtaatgagttatctagataatgtagttatttactatattacctggtaatgagtggtcgttGCCAAGTATCTAGGGAATTAGTCCAATTATGTAAAGCATCTATCCAACGATTGTGTTTCGAATCATAGTTGATatcagtattttaaaaatatgtcgaTTCAtactataataatttaaataagtatatgtaaaaactattccaaaaaaatattataaaataatttgttaatggaGCACTGAGGAAACGAAAAgactaataaaaacaaaaaataactgaagAGCCAGGGGAATTCgggtaagcacatttgtaactagttattttttgaaactCGTCGAATAAAAACAATTAGTTATTCACTccaaaagtaagtacttccACATTGCTTCAATATTATTTGACTGCTTAGCaggtaagtaaagtttttcctgggtaattattgacatatgtatgtatattagagtgtTCCGAGAAACGGTCCGTATAATAAACTGATAATActagtttaattaatattaaatggtaaaaattttatagtttatcaTTAATTGAGGTTTCAACAAAAGCAGGTTTGAGTCGATATTTTGAAACACAGTCTGTTCTGGCtccaattttaagtttaaaatatttttcatgtcGCTCTAATACTTTATATGGTAAACTATATTTTGGATCTATAGTTTTCGTACTTGACATCTTAACCAAACATGGTGCTTGTTTGGAGTACTATCATTAGTATtcagacttttttaaaaaatctccgGGTAAACAAAGTGTTTTGCCATAGACAAGCTCCGCAGGTGATGCTTTGATGTCATTTTTAAGCACTGTTCGTGTTTAACGATAGGTAATGTTTTTGtccattgtttatttttatgtcaaaTAAGGGCTGCCTTATTGTTCCATAAAATCGTTCTACCATCCCATTTGATCTGAAATGAAACTATCTACctcaaaacgaaaaaattaagttttcaaaaaatggtTTAGCAACTTTTTTTGCAGTTATTCCCTACAGTAGGACAACTGCGAACAATATTGTGTACTGTCGCTTGCTATGATAAAATAATGTcgatattaatttatatattttctacccaataatcaaataaataaataaataaacaattatatgttatatgttttctgttagtttttttttgtgaaaggaaacaaaatcaaatatttttgcttGGTCACAACTGCTccaaattgaaattgttttctatttagatgaaaatcaaacttaaatagtagattttctactatttaatatttgaacaaaaatctCCTACATATGTCTACGCatttaatatttgaattataGATCAAAATCACCTACGTCTATTGGCTTTCGAATATCTGgtgagtttttttatatttggtgccaattttaattgtatttttttaataaaaaatgtttttgttaaattaatatgaaatttaacagaaacatatattttttgttgttctttagaTTGGCACCTAATTACATATAGGTTTGTTTGTCAGCTTGTACACTTCTTCTGTCCCAAAAGGCTGTGTACATACATTTCATTGGAGGGACTATAGCTTCAGTTAAGtgaaattcacaaaaaattaaaagaaaacataaaagataAAACACAAATGTtgctgaaaaatattgaaatattcaaaaagtaataaaaaaccaaaattataaaaacaatatatgtggcaacaaaaccaatataatttttcactggcaaacaaaaatataaagatcgaaaataaaattccacttaaaaataattagaataaaacaagtaggagtgctatattcagctgtgccgaaccttatatacccttcaccatagtgtattttaaacatcttttataaatttaaaattttttcccgactacattattattacatcaaaagctaaacaaaaagaacaacaacaacgctaaacgaaataaaacacaaaatacacaaggcatctaaaccaacagacatctaaacatacataacgaaaaacacagaaaaacaaaaataacaacgcaaagacgccaacagcatccacttggtactcttttgtttttgtaaatgcgcttaactatagacagtgtgttttcttaacactagcaatacgttgttgtttttaacagtatacaagccgtcgagtcgatttaagccgaatgtttcggcggcggctcaaacaactaaatatagttcggcggcggctaagctccgactcgaagccggtcgacttcgacctctgattcatttctggtaaacattgacgagacgcaagatatattaattataaggtagtgttatcagaacagctgatcgttttttgctactatgttcatttttcgccgtggtgtagaattaatgtcaaactttgtttacattttgtaagtgtcaaactttgttttcattttgttaatgtcaaatttgtgattaaagacaaaatttatgctgttaaattcgtttatgttttaaaaccaataataatactacacgaaattagttttatttttataaacatcaaattaaattacaaacagattcaaatttataaacattttttgtttaaaaaaaattcgctttgatttatttgtcagctgtttttgacatttttccctgtcagccaattcgccttcaagtgcaggcacaatgtcaaactacatataaaaaaatataaccaattcgctcggtattctgaattcgccgatgaatctaccttataaaattaatataccttggacgagacgtagattttgtttttgtttatcgtaaaaaaaaattgttttaaaaagcacttggaaaaaatttgtgttagttttaaatttcaaacttacattatttgcataaaaattattgtacaataactcacaatttactctcatataattgaaaacgttttaaatactttttttctattcattaaaaaatatatttgcaaaacaaaaagggaaaattattctattttaacaaaaaatccaaatcatttttttttctgtgtattttttgtgtgtttggattccaaacatacaaaaaaatacacagctgaataaaaccaaatacatctacacacacgtgtagtgttgttgttgcttttataacaattttttgatgaaattttcagaggttgtctcggatttttgctcatatctccgttatttaccgaccgattttgctgattttaaatagcgatcttctcgaaagcatgtctaatagaattattgaagattcggatctcgccgatatctggggtcctctaaaaactgatttcaacagacagacagacagacatacggacatggcttaatcgactccgctatctataaggatccagtatatatatatactttatagggtcggaaaattatattatggaaattagaaacttatatacccttctcacgaaggtgatgggtataaaaataggaagaaagaaaaaattatataacatatgtatttttaattataaaaaagtagtttttgttgaaaaaaatcactaaaactacaaaaaagtcCACGTTTTCGCATATCCCCAATACAAATGACCTcccgaaaaacagctttaacagttataactattttaaaaatgcgaATACGGCgaagaaattcgacataaataggTCTCATATGAGTCaaattctctctaccaaatCTTATGAGCATCGGTTCAtcattgaccctacccctcatatataGTCCCCACCTAAAAATGACTTTAGCGaccattactgacttaaaaatacgtatTACTGTACGTCGTACAGTGTACGGCTTCCGTCCACAAAATGTTAATTCATGGTGTCGATATTATAAACCAAGTATTTATACCAATAGGAATGATAAAGAAGCTCAAGAATCGAGAAATAATAATCTAAGGAATTTTAGAGAATAACATACACATTTGATGCATTAACTTATCGTCTTTTAGAGCTtactattgttttatattttatattaaaattgtgtagataacgtgattaactaataAAATCTCTTCCGAAACACTtcatattaagaaacgcatatgaagtatttacctGGCTGGCGACAACTGACTTcaacgttatggcttaattttggaatctattaaatgttaacaaattaaacaatattgtttttatactctatgtagataaagaaattaactaaaaaaagtctgttccggaacgctttatataacaaacccCATATGAGTAATTTACCCGTCcgcggctgctacattatggccaaatattgaaaattactccgccggggTAGATTTATCTATattcaaatattcattcattctgaatataatattttcatgaatatgtacttttttctgtttattttccacaaaaaattaagttttacttaacttcaaGCTCACGTAAATTTTGCAAGTTAAAcagccggaatagaatttttcgtttgaaacaaacattattcaattcagaatatattttcctcacaaattttaatacttttatatttattctttaataaaatataaacattttacaaaaaatttcattaaatgaattcgccgtacttatggttatgacatctacgtaaaccaaatgcaaaaacaaaatacatgtaaaatgttgttgttgcagaactgccaccaccttatctaaATTCGCCTtgaaaacaacccgacgaaaaataaaaaaaccgtaacagctgttttttttttcaaaataaacactttttttggtgtggtgagttatttttgtttgcaaatatgTGTTTCTGCACGTCGAAAAGGCGCaactcgttttcattatttacattttcaatatgtgtttatgcacgtggaaaagattcaaaaaaattgattttcatgatttactttaaaaaaattatttttgatcaatcaaaatatgtataaaaatgtggataggaacaaatctgataaaatatagATATGTTTGTCATTATATCGTTACagaatgccttttaataaaaaacattaaaataatgttaCTTTGGTCATATAtagaaaatgatatataaatgcTATCGGatgatcttgtgcacgataaaaacctatataagactttaagttggaagtgtagaaatcggatggcatacattttttccggatttcatcgttctaggatgtgtactacaacatcaaacttttttttacaaaaaattttactacggccgtatataaaaattgatatttaactGCTATAACTGTATAcatttttccggatttcatcgtgttagggtgtgtactacaacaaactttttttacaaaaaatgttggACGTATATACAGTGAATCCAAAAAGTTTAtgcattttaagaaataattttaatgtcgaataatatttagattttttactgATCATTCAGTACAGAAAcactttaaaattgtattatttctaatatacattgctttaaaaactaaaagaacaaCGTTAACCCACATACAAAAAGTTTAAGCACATacgttttattttactaatttaaCTGTAATTTTTCCACCTTGTTTTGGATTTCTAAAAATGTGTATTGCATATTAGCCTAGTTTCAAATGTCAACATTTATTTATCGATATTAAATTCTGCCGAAAACAGCAAAATGAGCAACCCTTCTGAAATTTTCTTAGACGTGcgtaaaattattattcatcTTCACGCGGAAGGAAAATCCTATCGCCAAATTGGTGCCATTGTACAGAGGCCTTATACCAGCgtaagaaatattataaagcgatattaaaaaactaaacatttagaGCGCGAAAGCAGATGTGGTCgcccaaaaaaatttacatcacGTCAGGAACGGCTTATTGTGGCAGAAGTGGTCAAAAACCCAAAGATTTCGGCTGTGAAATTGTGCGAACAGATGAAACAAAGTTTTAAGGAAAACTTCAGTCCACAAACAGTTCGGAATACGTTGTACAAAGCTGGTTATCATGGTAGAGTTCCTCGTCGTAAGCCATTTCTTtctgacaaaaacaaaattgaggCTAGAATTCGCAAAACTCCATATCCAAAAGTCGGAAGTGTTCTGGAATAGTGTGATATTTAGCGATGAATCAAAGTTTAATATATTTGGATCGGATGGCGCACAAAAAATTTGGCGAAAAGCAAATAAAGAGCTTCAGGAGAATAATGTTGTAAAAACAGTAAAACATGGGGGCGGAAATGTTATGGTGTGGGGGTGTATGGCGGCATCTGGGGTGGGGAGTCTCGTTTTTATAGACGAAAAAATGGACAAGcattcatatttaaatattttgaaacaaaacttAGCTCCAAGTGTTGCAAAACTAGGGCTAGAAGGAAAGTTCTTGTTTCAACAAGATAATGACCCAAAACATTGCTCATATCTTGTGCAGGAATGGCTTATCTACCATTGCAAACAACTAAAAACCCCACTTCAATCGCCAGACACTAATCGTATAGAACACGTTTGGTACTTATTGGAGAAAAAAATACGCAAACATCATATTACATCCAAAGAATCTCTTAAAACTGCTAGCCTAGTAAGAAGTATGCCTCGCCGCTTGGAAGCAATAATCCAGACCAATGGAGGCCCGATCAAAtattaaatgtacaaaaatcCAAACTTATCTCCTTATATGGATAtgatgtttttttagttttttttagcgtattttgttacaaataataaaatatgtcgATAAAGCGACCAACTTATGAAACTTcatcataattattttattaaattgaaaagaaacaGAGTTATTCACAGATTTCTTGAACATCATAGTGTGGCTAAACTTTTTGGATTCactgtataaattttttttataaaaaatgtgtaatttttgaTAAACATTTGGTGTTGATGATTATATGGTTCACAGAAAATAAAGAAACCAAACAAAACAGTATTGTTTggattctttattttcttttgtattgttGATTTAAGACCTGGTCAGTAGAAAAGTTTTGTCTGAAACAAATTACAACAGGGTTCGGAAAATTTATTCATGCATATGAGATTACAGTGATAATCAACATGAGAATTATAAATAGTTACGAAGCTGTTAACATTAGGATAAAGAAACCAAACAAAACAGTATTGTTTggattctttattttcttttgtattgttGATTTAAGACCTGGTCAGTAGAAAAGTTTTGTCTGAAACAAATTACAACAGGGTTCGAAAAATTTATTCATGCATATGAGATTACAATGATAATCAACATGAGAATTATAAATAGTTACGAAGCTGTTAACATTAggaataaatgtaatttttatatttcgtgAATACgaggaaatattaaaaagaataacagaatacaaaatataaaatttttgtttacctATGGGCATTTGCATGAAGACTGACTGTTCAATCTTCTAAGATTGAAGATTGTGATCTTGGTAATGAATCATCTTCGATTCTTTGATGTCTagtagatttatattttttctgtcaAATTTTGATAATAAGCGTCAAGCTTTATTCGACAACAGATTTCTTTtgtcaaaacaaataattttatgatcCTTTTCCTGCTAGTAGCtgttttaaaaagttcaattttttaaatcccGGATAATATCCCTCAATTTTAGAAACATCCATGGATATTTGGCGTTGTAAACCGTTAAAAAGTCTTTATCCTATTCCTCATTATTGCTCCACAggtaaatttgataaaaattttatccaCTTTAAATCAATCCTAACATTAAAATGTCTCTCAAGGAAAAGATCACGAAACAGAAAATTGCTATTCAataaatttggtatttttttattagaccTTGAAGTTAATTTTACGAATTAGCTGCACTAGTTAGTTTGATTTCAGAAAGAACACGTAATCTCATCCGAATGccattatgtttaaattaaataaattttcaataacatatgtatattattttccaAGTTCGCTTTTCAAAGAAACACTCAAAATTCTAAGCGAAATACTTCCGAAACCTGTCTGGGGAATTCCTATTCCAAGGACGAGTCACCAATTCACCTCAAATATACTCAAAAATAAGAACAACCATAAGAACCAAACCAACTTCCAAAGCAAAACAGTTATTCACAACTAAAAAAAGGCTCATAAAAGTGATATCTGAAAATATGTCATACAAAAGAAAAGATAAAAACTACGAGAAAAGAGAAAATACCCAATTCTTATAcactaaaataattttgtttgcgAAAAAGATTgtgttttccaaagaaaaattttaaaatattaaagaaaacatgatacctaaatatttataaaagagttTACCTGGTAATGtttcaaatgtttatataaaaaatagaaaagtcaaaattaatgttaattatgtCAATTTAAACtccagaaaaaatataaaattcttatatttaaatttcttttaatttaatcctaaaattttattcaatgtaGTGTtctaaagtaaaagaaaaaaagtaacaaaaggtACCCTATCATATGAAGTTTAAGCTTGTGACAGAACTTTACTTCTAAGTGGAAATGGCACGCAGGTGGTTGCACGACGCTAGCTCGTCGGAATTGGTAGGTTCTTTCCACTACAGTTGGTCACATTTAAATCTATCGTGCCAATGTAAAACCGATCAGTAACATATAGTAATCACGAATTCACCATGGAGTTGAAGTTTCTATtaaacggacggacagatgacaATAGTCTTAACAGCAATCTATGCAATAGACGGTTACACGGAGTCCTTGAAGGAATAGATGTTACAACCTTCGCGGGTTGCCCTCCCCTGACATGACATTATCCCAGTCATCCTTGGTTCCTGTTCAC
This genomic window contains:
- the LOC111690377 gene encoding uncharacterized protein LOC111690377, coding for LAEQIDESTFCTINDDAPTRIMGNCASSPDITIASPGLINYVTWRAVVCLASDHLPIIVSLDRPNDFIVSERRLYINQKKADWPGFREFTDRIFNDLPAPNNVHQAESKFRETVIAAAARFIPAGRLSLVRPHFPAEAARLADERDDIRNINPDDPRIVQLNHDISRLVNEDKRNKWLDHLKNCNLSSGVSCGLRFGLSPTRP